In the Leishmania panamensis strain MHOM/PA/94/PSC-1 chromosome 30 sequence genome, one interval contains:
- a CDS encoding alcohol dehydrogenase, putative (TriTrypDB/GeneDB-style sysID: LpmP.30.2050): MMCRAYQLTLCATTYLLRWRTPTIIQGAGSLAKLPNLVRGARLQKGLLVTDAVVMRLGLVDSFIDEMNKQSTELVIYKDVLPNPTVDMVEEANALYKTNKCDYIVAVGGGSVIDCAKLIGVRQARPRTALLYTRGLFRVLWPLPPLIAVPTTAGTGSECTIGAVVWDPARNDKFAIMDPFLTPSHCVLDPVLTVTMPKFVTATTGMDALTHVVEAYLNIFHFRTVDKTALSAMELIAKYLPCVYKDGTNLEAREKMLQASYFAGLSFTRAGVGNVHAAAHALGGLYNVPHGYANAVILPHLLNMYGSAAHRSLARLAEAANIPGANDADKAANFIMWVREMNVLMEIPTTFSAGDPRWTLHKKDIPFLAKHAVTEANPLYSVPVIFGEEEMTELFHRIM, translated from the coding sequence ATGATGTGCCGCGCGTACCAGCTCACCCTGTGCGCGACGACCTACCTGCTGCGTTGGCGAACGCCAACAATCATCCAAGGCGCCGGCTCCCTGGCGAAGTTGCCGAACCTCGTACGCGGGGCGAGGCTGCAGAAGGGACTTCTGGTCACAGATGCAGTGGTCATGAGGCTTGGCCTCGTCGACAGCTTCATCGACGAGATGAATAAGCAGAGCACCGAGTTGGTCATCTACAAGGATGTACTGCCGAACCCCACTGTCGacatggtggaggaggccaATGCACTGTACAAAACGAATAAGTGCGACTacatcgtcgccgtcggTGGCGGGAGCGTCATCGACTGTGCAAAGCTGATTGGCGTGCGCCAGGCGCGCCCCCGCACCGCGCTTCTGTACACGCGAGGGCTCTTCCGTGTTctgtggccgctgccgccgctcatCGCCGTCCCTACAACAGCGGGCACTGGGAGCGAGTGCACGATTGGTGCTGTCGTGTGGGACCCTGCGCGGAATGATAAGTTTGCCATCATGGACCCCTTCCTCACTCCCTCCCACTGCGTGCTCGACCCGGTCCTGACAGTGACGATGCCCAAGTTTGTGACGGCCACCACCGGCATGGACGCCTTGACGCACGTCGTGGAGGCGTACTTAAACATCTTTCACTTCCGCACCGTCGACAAGACGGCGCTGAGCGCGATGGAGCTGATCGCGAAGTACCTGCCCTGTGTGTACAAGGACGGCACGAACCTGGAGGCACGCGAGAAGATGCTGCAGGCGTCGTACTTTGCCGGTCTCTCCTTCACTCGTGCTGGTGTCGGCAACGtgcacgcggcggcgcacgcgcTAGGTGGGCTGTACAACGTGCCGCACGGCTACGCCAACGCTGTGATTCTGCCGCACTTGCTCAACATGTacggcagcgcggcgcacaGGTCGCTTGCTCGGCTTGCTGAGGCGGCAAACATCCCCGGTGCCAACGATGCGGATAAGGCGGCGAACTTCATTATGTGGGTTCGTGAGATGAATGTGCTAATGGAGATCCCAACGACGTTCAGTGCCGGTGACCCGCGCTGGACCCTCCACAAGAAGGACATCCCCTTCCTCGCGAAGCACGCCGTCACTGAGGCGAACCCGTTGTACTCCGTGCCGGTGATATtcggagaggaagaaatgACCGAGCTCTTCCACCGCATTATGTGA
- a CDS encoding hypothetical protein (TriTrypDB/GeneDB-style sysID: LpmP.30.2060): MSALWARFAEKLKDTGYTLNDLAYCSEDTFLTLVGNMNAFTPLQIASLAKEWQRSLSTTAAPPDTVSGSALSMSRHHTEGTRLTSSPVPLSTRKGSTLPAAGAAETSPNHSTLSTALRENSFTPPLRSPAKVKEEAEYLLTKLSAKSGVEYQVSLTEGIVAVEASLEAWGPLLDRISRMQMTSRVSASRRDRAAAADPPVELQLLWKLCSPATLQKMEKACVSGAPFGLSNQDDADGLCSSAVVLYNKEATRLAAAAQELEQLFREGWGLVAFDVAVGKARTVTKEEAQDLNANLYRFSMEQCLEMLEDAGFDAFHIPSRNAVAVCHMHQVMPRFVVFVSTLEPFEVTRRLGDAVPAIGNGRPSRAPPAPAASLPQSASAAAAALPRERRTSNGGNGALVLASRSSRNGENLQCAVHSKKTVEFWSPMEKRLLCSHCLYYDGYSQENCVPIEQAAREEAPRLERWVQNAITFSQEIKSVFDLFEAAQTDVSQSHKQVHSDIAQTFTRLHGRLDALEASLQQQCQQKAQQNRQALQDTLSRVSATVQFVNEVVQDADEPVASYRGGVSDTATCVALLRSAQRAFGAWEPVTISAYENVSIADGSALLRPVEEALKTVQSVTSEPGKVQLPEAIDVNYLKSDCDV; the protein is encoded by the coding sequence ATGTCCGCGCTCTGGGCACGCTTTGCGGAGAAGTTGAAGGACACCGGCTACACCCTCAATGACTTGGCCTACTGCAGTGAGGACACCTTCCTCACCCTTGTCGGGAATATGAACGCCTTCACCCCGCTGCAGATCGCctcgctggcgaaggagtgGCAAAGAAGTCTAtcgacgacagcggcaccgccagACACGGTTAGCGGGAGTGCGCTGTCCATGTCCAGGCACCACACCGAAGGCACAAGACTGACCTCCTCACCTGTGCCGTTGTCGACAAGAAAGGGGTCGACGCTGCCggccgccggtgctgccgagaCGTCGCCGAACCACTCTACGCTGAGCACGGCACTGAGGGAAAACTCGTTcactccgccgctgcggtcgcCGGCGaaagtgaaggaggaggcagagtATCTGCTCACAAAGCTCAGCGCGAAGAGCGGGGTGGAGTATCAGGTGTCGCTGACCGAAGGCATTGTTGCCGTTGAGGCCTCGCTAGAGGCGTGGGGTCCATTGTTGGACCGCATCTCGCGCATGCAGATGACGAGCCGCGTCTCTGCAAGCCGCCGCGacagagccgccgccgcagaccCGCCAGTGGAGTTGCAGCTACTGTGGAAGCTCTGCAGTCCCGCGACGCTGCAGAAGATGGAAAAGGCGTGCGTCTCTGGGGCACCGTTTGGGCTGTCGAATCAGGATGATGCGGACGGACTGTGCTCCAGTGCTGTGGTTCTGTACAACAAGGAGGCGACCCGactcgcggcggcggcgcaggagctcGAGCAGCTGTTCCGCGAGGGATGGGGACTGGTAGCATTTGACGTTGCGGTTGGCAAGGCACGCACAGTAACcaaagaggaggcgcaggacCTCAACGCAAATCTCTACCGCTTTTCAATGGAGCAATGCCTCGAGATGCTGGAGGACGCCGGCTTCGACGCCTTCCACATCCCCTCCCGCAACGCTGTGGCGGTGTGCCACATGCATCAGGTTATGCCCCGCTTCGTCGTCTTTGTCAGTACGCTGGAGCCGTTCGAGGTGACCCGCCGCCTGGGTGACGCCGTGCCCGCGATCGGAAATGGCCGCCCATCGCGTGCCCCccctgctccagcagcgtcgcttCCGCAATCTgcctccgctgcggctgctgccctgcccagagagaggcgaaccagcaacggcggcaatGGCGCCCTCGTCCTGGCGAGCCGATCCTCGCGGAACGGTGAGAATCTGCAGTGTGCCGTACACTCAAAAAAGACGGTGGAGTTCTGGTCGCCAATGGAAAAGCGCCTGCTTTGCAGTCACTGCCTGTACTACGACGGGTACTCGCAAGAGAACTGCGTCCCGATCGAGCAGGCcgcgcgcgaggaggcgccaCGGTTGGAGCGGTGGGTACAGAACGCCATCACCTTTTCGCAAGAGATCAAGAGTGTCTTTGACCTATtcgaggcggcgcagacaGATGTGTCGCAGTCGCATAAGCAAGTCCACAGTGACATTGCGCAGACCTTCACGCGGCTGCATGGACGACTTGACGCACTAGAGGCgagtctgcagcagcagtgccagcaAAAGGCGCAGCAGAATCGCCAGGCACTGCAGGACACCCTCTCCCGCGTCTCTGCCACGGTGCAGTTTGTCAACGAGGTGGTACAAGACGCAGACGAGCCGGTTGCTTCctaccgcggcggcgtctcgGACACAGCCACCTgtgtggcactgctgcgcagcgcgcaGCGGGCTTTCGGGGCGTGGGAACCGGTCACCATCTCAGCATACGAAAACGTCAGCATcgccgacggcagcgctctcCTGCGGCCAGTGGAAGAGGCGCTCAAGACAGTGCAATCAGTCACCAGCGAGCCCGGCAAGGTGCAGCTGCCTGAAGCGATCGACGTCAACTACCTCAAGTCGGACTGCGACGTGTAA
- a CDS encoding hypothetical protein (TriTrypDB/GeneDB-style sysID: LpmP.30.2070) yields the protein MPAMESLRTAVDNAPLLVNFLRLIRNARSPNYKDHEKGPATFHFGGLSMRDTGSYEEAEELWRQSSWSSGALAPNAAAPFRGPLHLVVYLNRSPVEVWTLQDYREPATDHSVPRDFEQLEALNTLVRVLFAHLRCQDIYSVVLQSCITSTAGANNHFPTSPQGQDGSPPHSPLSRNTSRRTRTPQTPANQVSLRLFRSADECPTIPVHARRQYLWSSDDFVRLDVTMNRTWRHHTWIQAGTQAASPVLVVGDRERDAAVHVARERSSPICTGGPGLRHFGSEADGPSQAISLEVMNSLGKSSLPTPYLAPAPALAPSSHPSRSSGMTLSPLMPGARLSPAQGVSEFALPPAELSDLFDGDRSRRSRSSPPMTHSSVFASSHPAGGGGGATHTTAQGAAHQVEDAVWLSNAQHVRRMGMLVYSRKQSPSSSSSPLAGKKARSGFTQQIPQMGSLVPSTSIGALSGIDIDKRFLSDVNLEELGEETTSPRISTSAPSNTATEQLISLLGLCSKVKLQHVQPAPFGELVLFLNLREVS from the coding sequence ATGCCCGCAATGGAGTCGCTCCGCACCGCCGTAGATAATGCGCCACTCCTGGTGAACTTTTTGCGCCTCATTCGCAATGCGCGGTCCCCCAACTACAAGGACCATGAGAAGGGCCCCGCCACATTCCATTTTGGTGGCCTTTCGATGCGCGACACCGGTAGCTatgaggaggcagaggagctTTGGCGTCAGTccagctggagcagcggtgcgctggCGCCCAATGCGGCCGCCCCCTTCCGCGGTCCGCTTCACCTCGTCGTTTATCTCAACCGCTCTCCGGTGGAAGTGTGGACGCTGCAAGACTACCGTGAACCGGCGACAGATCACTCTGTCCCGCGGGACTTTGAGCAGCTTGAGGCCCTCAATACGCTAGTTCGTGTTCTTTTTGCCCATCTGCGGTGTCAGGATATCTACAGCGTCGTGCTGCAGAGCTGCATCACGTCAACCGCTGGCGCCAACAACCACTTTCCCACCTCCCCTCAAGGGCAGGATGGATCGCCGCCACACTCTCCCCTGTCCCGAAATACGTCGCGGAGGACACGCACCCCTCAGACTCCAGCTAACCAGGtctcgctgcgcctctttcgGTCTGCCGACGAATGCCCAACAATCCCAGTGCACGCACGGCGGCAGTATCTCTGGTCTAGTGACGACTTCGTGCGCCTCGACGTGACGATGAACCGCACATGGCGACACCACACCTGGATTCAGGCTGGCACGCAAGCCGCCTCACCTGTGCTAGTAGTCGgcgatagagagagggacgcagCTGTCCATGTGGCACGAGAGAGGTCGTCTCCAATCTGCACTGGTGGCCCTGGTTTGCGTCACTTTGGTAGCGAAGCCGATGGCCCCTCACAGGCGATCTCATTGGAGGTCATGAACTCGCTCGGCAAGTCCTCTTTGCCCACCCCGTATCTAGCACCGGCCCCTGCGTTGGCCCCCTCGTCACATCCCTCCCGCAGCTCTGGGATGACTCTGTCACCCCTGATGCCCGGTGCCCGGCTGTCTCCAGCGCAAGGTGTGTCAGAGTTTGCTCTCCCGCCCGCCGAGTTGTCGGACCTATTCGACGGCGATCGGTCGCGGCGGTCGCGTTCCAGCCCTCCGATgacacacagcagcgtctTTGCAAGCAGCCATCCAgcgggaggcggtggtggtgcaacACACACGACTGCCCAGGGAGCTGCACATCAGGTGGAGGACGCGGTGTGGTTGTCAAACGCACAGCACGTGCGCCGCATGGGCATGCTCGTCTACTCTCGCAAGCAATCGCCatcctcgtcctcatcgcCCTTGGCCGGGAAGAAGGCGAGGAGCGGCTTCACCCAGCAGATACCCCAGATGGGGTCGCTTGTGCCGTCCACCTCTATTGGCGCCCTTTCCGGCATCGACATTGACAAGCGGTTTCTCTCCGACGTGAATCTCGAGGAGCTCGGAGAGGAGACCACTTCGCCGAGGATCTCCACGAGTGCGCCGAGCAATACGGCCACGGAGCAGCTGATTTCACTTCTGGGTCTCTGCTCCAAGGTCAAGCTCCAGCACGTGCAGCCAGCCCCATTTGGGGAGTTGGTACTTTTCCTCAACCTGCGTGAAGTTTCCTAA
- a CDS encoding hypothetical protein (TriTrypDB/GeneDB-style sysID: LpmP.30.2080), whose translation MLLEMEVNGVIDETWQDANRARLEDVKAIADILTSLKVRDLCCIDVSEKTSNFDYIVFGTCEGARHIHLAAWAVQDADRVHRVSKIRRKRTDELWEVVPVGRIVVNLMVESFREEMTLERKWAVTRSMDPLGAANAPISEGRQVKAHGLWTLTLNLQDLEDFEVDYCKDILMRQM comes from the coding sequence ATGCTGCTCGAGATGGAGGTGAATGGCGTCATTGACGAGACGTGGCAGGACGCGAACAGGGCACGACTAGAGGACGTGAAGGCGATTGCCGACATTTTGACCTCGCTGAAGGTGCGCGATCTTTGCTGCATCGACGTCTCCGAAAAGACCTCTAACTTCGACTACATTGTCTTTGGCACGTGCGAAGGGGCGCGGCACATTCACCTCGCTGCCTGGGCTGTGCAGGACGCGGACAGGGTGCATCGTGTTTCCAAGATCAGGCGCAAACGGACGGACGAGTTGTGGGAGGTCGTGCCAGTTGGTCGTATCGTGGTGAACCTGATGGTGGAGAGCTTCCGTGAAGAGATGACGCTGGAGCGTAAGTGGGCGGTAACGCGCTCCATGGACCCCCTGGGGGCCGCGAATGCCCCCATCAGCGAGGGGCGGCAGGTGAAGGCGCACGGACTGTGGACACTGACGCTGAACTTGCAGGACCTGGAGGACTTTGAGGTGGACTACTGCAAAGACATTCTCATGCGGCAGATGTGA
- a CDS encoding protein kinase, putative (TriTrypDB/GeneDB-style sysID: LpmP.30.2090): MEEYTIKRKIGDGTQGVVYEVEHRTSKTSYAMKVICCTDQEQVNMALKEIKVLLQLRHPSIVSYVDFFLVFNSVKLRSEFAAQNEAAGASGVYSGGLQREARVQHEQDSLFLCSFSSSEVNHDTATDGRGKQRTAAAPSNAASEQWPDGAAGVVPTSLLRKHRRQTGAHWLGEEEIAVCLVMELCSNGDMQDLVREARQKFMKTGKHSITETQALSWLEQAAAALQFIHDKGFLHRDMKPTNIFFDEYKNIKIGDFGLAATVGLGRNSAVGTPYYLAPERMLQQRYDSKVDIWGLGVVLLELLTLREQPINSMVLENPKAADAVIPQITKMGYSTKLATLLRDMLQRQPQGRPTSSSILHRLASITTTSPHLGMSATLFAGMSCPKITETLCGVCEVEVACVMCLSCKAAFCAGCDCARHKHHSRQSHDRANLSSIVNSMNGASFSPLSETPMQPHQQTLSFSRGLSPATTLDQTRTSMQNATFFPSVNTSHSHTLPRDREMNSKAFTRFQLALPGCSVSMSDASVTQGLQARRDGSGHRCVVAETVLRVPDDVPNLAQALQVVEKMPHIRKILVAGNTTHTSPLVLTSRLPDSIKLVGESPPPMLEVADSPFALHCQSGKGTIENFILRHIGRFRSKPNELCTNHHQTDTKAISSAPERKPSRPTAVSITGGEWRLHKCRISCVEGSGVTVGGSKHTSFSTTSGQNAHTTGKLPQSPSLTLRSSLTNGGKEDAEDVDAIAMEPIITKCSFIDVTAAGIVLMEKSRGLYEGNTFSGCGFAAFLLKKEATPRIRANHITDGAEAGIFCQDASGVMEYNVIAQNAGCGIVVKGASAVPVIRKNRVLSNVQAGVFCCEKAAPFVSDNEIRQNGKAGVLVKTSASPKITRNIIEDGKEAGIYVFEKGAGIIEENRIRGNQNAGLLVTTGGNPHVIHNTLTKNTYEGVWVCKHGGGTFCDNDLRGNAKGAKDIEAHSHVTWVGNVEQ, from the coding sequence ATGGAAGAATACACCATCAAGCGTAAGATCGGCGATGGCACCCAAGGCGTGGTATACGAGGTGGAACACCGCACTTCGAAGACGAGCTATGCAATGAAGGTTATCTGCTGCACCGACCAGGAGCAGGTAAACATGGCGCTAAAGGAAATCAaggtactgctgcagctgcgccaccccaGCATCGTCTCCTACGTCGACTTCTTCCTTGTCTTCAACAGTGTAAAGCTCCGAAGCGAGTTTGCCGCGCAGAacgaagctgcaggagctaGCGGTGTATATAGTGGCGGTCTGCAGCGCGAGGCGAGGGTACAGCACGAACAGGAcagcctcttcctctgcagcTTCTCAAGCAGTGAGGTCAATCACGACACCGCCACCGAcgggagagggaaacagaggACTGCGGCAGCCCCCTCAAACGCAGCGTCAGAACAGTGGCcggacggcgccgccggcgttGTTCCCACCTCGCTGCTCAGGAAGCATCGGCGGCAGACAGGAGCGCACTGgctcggcgaggaggagattgCCGTGTGTCTCGTGATGGAGCTCTGCAGCAACGGTGACATGCAAGACTTGGTGCGGGAGGCACGGCAGAAGTTCATGAAGACGGGCAAACACTCGATTACAGAGACGCAGGCACTATCGTGGCtggagcaggcggcggctgcgctgcagttTATTCATGATAAGGGCTTTTTGCATCGCGACATGAAGCCGACGAATATCTTCTTCGACGAGTACAAGAACATCAAGATCGGCGACTTTGGCCTGGCGGCAACAGTAGGGCTTGGCCGCAACTCAGCGGTAGGCACACCGTACTACCTAGCACCAGAGCGcatgctgcagcagcgctacgaCAGCAAAGTCGACATCTGGGGCCTCGGCGTGGTCTTGCTCGAGCTCCTGACACTGCGCGAGCAGCCGATCAATAGCATGGTACTAGAGAACCCGAAAGCGGCGGACGCTGTGATTCCGCAAATCACCAAAATGGGGTATTCCACCAAGCTGGCAACCCTACTGCGAGAcatgctgcagcgccagccgcAAGGCCGCCCCACCTCGTCGTCTATTTTGCACCGCTTGGCgagcatcaccaccacctcgccacACCTCGGCATGTCCGCGACGCTCTTCGCCGGAATGAGCTGCCCCAAAATAACGGAGACACTCTGCGGCGTCTGCGAAGTCGAAGTCGCGTGCGTCATGTGCTTGAGCTGCAAGGCTGCCTTCTGTGCCGGATGCGATTGTGCCCGTCACAAGCACCATTCACGCCAGAGCCACGACCGCGCAAACCTGTCGTCTATTGTGAACAGCATGAACGGCGCCTCCTTCTCGCCTCTGTCAGAAACGCCGAtgcagccgcaccagcaAACCTTGTCCTTCTCACGGGGACTCTCGCCGGCAACCACGCTGGACCAGACTCGGACAAGCATGCAGAACGCCACCTTCTTTCCGTCCGTTAACACCAGCCACTCCCACACGTTGCCGCGCGATCGGGAGATGAACAGCAAAGCATTCACCCGCTTtcagctggcgctgccgggGTGTAGCGTCTCCATGTCCGACGCCTCCGTGACGCAAGGCCTGCAGGCGCGCCGCGACGGGTCTGGGCACCGTTGCGTGGTAGCAGAGACAGTGCTGCGCGTCCCAGATGATGTGCCGAATCTCGCCCAGGCGTTGCAGGTCGTGGAGAAGATGCCACACATTCGCAAAATCCTCGTCGCCGGTAACACCACGCATACGTCGCCGCTTGTCCTTACATCACGACTGCCGGACAGCATCAAGCTTGTAGGcgagtcgccgccgccgatgctCGAGGTGGCCGACAGTCCATTTGCGTTGCACTGCCAGTCCGGCAAAGGGACTATCGAGAATTTCATCCTCCGCCACATCGGCCGCTTCCGCTCCAAGCCGAACGAGCTGTGCACAAACCATCACCAGACAGACACGAAGGCGATATCCTCAGCGCCGGAAAGAAAGCCGTCACGGCCGACTGCTGTGTCCATCACGGGCGGCGAGTGGAGGCTGCACAAGTGTCGTATCTCCTGCGTCGAGGGGAGTGGTGTGACGGTCGGTGGGAGCAAACACACCTCCTTTTCCACCACCTCTGGACAGAATGCCCACACGACCGGGAAGCTGCCGCAGTCTCCGAGCCTGACCTTGCGCTCTAGCTTGACGAACGGCGGCAAGGAGGATGCAGAGGATGTGGACGCTATCGCAATGGAGCCGATCATTACCAAGTGCAGCTTCATCGatgtcaccgccgctggcatTGTCCTCATGGAGAAGTCGCGGGGCCTCTATGAAGGCAACACATTCTCTGGCTGCGGCTTTGCTGCTTTTCTGCTCAAGAAGGAGGCAACACCGCGCATTCGTGCCAACCACATCACTGACGGTGCCGAGGCAGGCATATTTTGCCAAGATGCGTCAGGTGTAATGGAGTACAACGTAATTGCGCAGAACGCGGGATGTGGCATCGTTGTAAAAGGGGCCTCCGCGGTGCCTGTGATTCGCAAGAACCGAGTTCTGTCCAACGTGCAGGCTGGTGTCTTTTGCTGCGAGAAGGCCGCGCCGTTTGTCTCCGATAATGAGATTCGCCAGAACGGCAAGGCTGGGGTGTTGGTGAAGACGAGCGCCTCGCCAAAGATTACCCGCAACATCATCGAGGACGGAAAGGAGGCTGGCATTTACGTCTTCGAGAAGGGCGCCGGTATTATCGAAGAGAACCGGATCCGCGGTAACCAGAACGCTGGCCTGCTTGTCACCACCGGCGGCAATCCGCATGTCATTCACAACACTCTCACCAAGAACACTTACGAGGGGGTCTGGGTGTGCaagcacggcggcggcaccttcTGCGACAACGACTTGCGCGGAAACGCCAAAGGGGCCAAGGACATCGAGGCGCACAGTCACGTCACGTGGGTGGGTAATGTCGAGCAGTAG
- a CDS encoding hypothetical protein (TriTrypDB/GeneDB-style sysID: LpmP.30.2100), whose protein sequence is MNTTESYATFVEAAASLDHYCGVEKWAQDAPPLEHCNAVGLLIDATAAQHLIQTNNLPGMETFLCSLLKRNAHGLMDASIYRYYHTAPHCLEDYTDNIELLIKAYAAGTWRGESAVSDCGASGERCTPATSTASLLRELRPCWVRLEASADAQMRSPLLAGTRGPGWTSKQSRSSAALPTVDVTSKIQLMWQAQLRKTILTSPALWTAATAAPSRRHSISTSLHGLGSNSTSTALPLTDTSTGTARTSASTLAGEKGTSLVGADVSLVPATVLQSCVIPKPFYDAMRAGEFASASLPSSPLVRFEDTATFPAASSLSAGASKAALPSIVSGSVASVRPSPAVTLAQQLRSSCASLCRFLDCGASSSTQSQQHYPHQQRLSVHQSTAPSAGHRLQVLRKVLHSYGRTALVLSGGSSMGTYHAGVARALHEAGVLPDILCGSSAGSIIAAMICTKSPDELHAFMQSHVLSTEAMHMSPFGEDSGLPGKLRRFFKTGFLMDVRSLMECIRGQCGDMTFLEAYQLSGKVLNVSVTRSQQEGMPSDRHVLLNYLTAPDVLIWSAVSASCALPGLFTAVQLIEKPSVGAGTFVPYLPGDLWCDGSVAQDIPRRLLIQLFGVNYLIVSQVNPYVIPFLRPPQSYHITETCGSGLARLWFAWVDVCGWVLTVLFSLHLFPRFGRFEVLFMPFAQFYSGDLTIQPIDSVMKAVPDYLNLVNNPSADYISYVASRAQSRTWPLVARIRLATSIERCLQREIHALEAMEYRNQTA, encoded by the coding sequence ATGAATACGACTGAGAGCTACGCGACCTTTGTTGAAGCTGCAGCGAGTCTGGACCACTACTGTGGTGTGGAAAAGTGGGCACAGgacgcaccaccgctggaGCACTGCAATGCAGTCGGCCTTCTCATCGACGCTACCGCGGCACAGCACCTCATCCAGACGAACAACCTGCCCGGCATGGAGACTTTCCTGtgctcgctgctgaagcgcaacGCACACGGTCTCATGGATGCCTCCATTTACCGTTACTACCATACCGCCCCTCACTGTTTGGAAGACTACACAGACAACATTGAGCTCCTCATCAAGGCATACGCGGCCGGAACGTGGCGTGGCGAATCTGCGGTGAGTGACTGCGGTGCTTCTGGGGAACGCTGCACGCCTGCAACGTCGACGGCGTCCTTGTTGCGCGAGTTGCGCCCCTGCTGGGTCCGATTGGAGGCCAGCGCCGACGCTCAGATGCGATCGCCGCTGCTTGCTGGCACACGTGGGCCCGGGTGGACGTCGAAGCAGTCGAGGTCGtctgcggcgctgccgacGGTGGATGTGACGTCCAAAATTCAGCTCATGTGGCAAGCGCAGTTGCGAAAGACGATACTGACTAGCCCAGCACTGTGGACagccgcgacggcggcaccgAGCCGGCGGCACAGCATATCCACATCTCTACATGGTCTAGGGAGCAACAGCACTTCCACGGCTTTACCACTCACAGACACGAGTACTGGAACGGCGCGCACTTCCGCCTCTACACTGGCGGGAGAAAAGGGCACTTCTCTTGTAGGAGCGGACGTCTCGCTGGTCCCAGCGACGGTGTTGCAGAGTTGTGTGATTCCCAAGCCATTCTACGATGCCATGCGTGCTGGAGAGTTTGCGAGTGCGTCAttgccgtcgtcgccccTCGTACGCTTCGAAGACACAGCTACGTTCCCGGCAGCTTCCTCGCTATCGGCCGGGGCGTCCAAGGCGGCGTTGCCGTCAATTGTGTCCGGCTCAGTGGCGTCAGTGCGtccttcgccagcggtgACCCTGGCTCAGCAACTTCGCAGTTCTTGTGCATCTCTGTGTCGCTTCCTGGACTGTGGCGCATCATCCTCCACACAGTCGCAACAGCACTAtccacaccagcagcgcctttcGGTGCACCAGAGCACGGCACCCAGCGCTGGGCATCGCCTCCAGGTGTTGCGAAAGGTGCTGCATTCCTATGGTCgaacggcgctggtgctcaGCGGCGGATCCTCTATGGGCACCTACCACGCCGGCGTCGCCCGTGCGCTGCACGAGGCGGGTGTGTTGCCTGACATTCTCTGTGGCTCCTCGGCCGGCTCCATCATCGCAGCGATGATCTGCACCAAGTCGCCGGACGAGCTTCACGCCTTCATGCAGTCCCACGTTCTTTCCACTGAGGCGATGCACATGTCTCCGTTCGGCGAAGACAGTGGCCTCCCAGGCAAGCTGAGACGCTTTTTCAAGACGGGCTTCTTGATGGATGTGCGGTCACTGATGGAATGCATTCGGGGTCAGTGCGGAGACATGACTTTTCTGGAGGCGTACCAGCTCAGCGGAAAGGTACTGAACGTCTCTGTGACACGTAGTCAGCAGGAGGGCATGCCGTCAGATCGACATGTGCTGCTCAACTACTTGACGGCACCCGATGTTCTAATTTGGAGTGCAGTAAgtgccagctgcgccttACCTGGCCTCTTTACAGCTGTGCAGCTGATCGAAAAGCCCTCCGTCGGTGCTGGCACGTTTGTGCCGTACCTGCCAGGAGACCTATGgtgcgacggcagcgtcgctcaGGATATCCCACGACGACTGCTGATTCAGCTCTTCGGCGTCAACTACCTCATCGTGAGTCAGGTGAACCCGTATGTGATCCCGTTTCTGCGGCCGCCCCAGTCGTACCACATCACCGAAACGTGCGGCTCTGGCCTCGCACGGCTGTGGTTTGCCTGGGTGGacgtgtgcgggtgggtgtTGACAGTTTTGTTCAGTCTGCACCTCTTTCCACGTTTTGGCCGCTTTGAGGTGCTCTTCATGCCATTTGCGCAGTTCTACAGCGGTGACTTGACGATCCAGCCGATCGACTCCGTCATGAAGGCGGTGCCGGACTATCTAAACCTGGTGAATAATCCGTCCGCTGACTACATCAGCTACGTGGCATCGCGGGCGCAAAGTCGAACGTGGCCCCTAGTCGCAAGGATTCGCCTTGCGACAAGTATTGAACGCTGCCTTCAACGGGAGATACACGCCCTGGAGGCAATGGAGTATAGGAATCAGACGGCTTAG